From a region of the Fischerella sp. JS2 genome:
- a CDS encoding YwiC-like family protein — translation MTQSAINTSSNIQTTAKPNPQVWYNPMFSPEHGVYVVLLVSFLIGAVTAQAWTLSTTLALICAFCGFQAEHPLVMQIKQRRTLKPRFLFWGGLYAVISGGIATWLYLSYPVVVWIYAGALTALIIDAFSALQREQKSVLNELITFAAVCLSTPFAYAATTGMISSTVVGLWILNTLFFSSAIFTVKLRKTKTSSVIPGTIYHAVATLILVFLYWLGWLSPAAVLAFGLALIKFGIIAVNQEWYRTAKIQFAAILETITAFAFLTIISLSVLPERLISL, via the coding sequence ATGACTCAATCAGCTATCAATACATCTAGTAATATCCAAACTACAGCCAAACCCAATCCTCAAGTTTGGTATAATCCGATGTTTTCTCCAGAACATGGAGTTTACGTAGTATTGCTAGTTTCTTTTCTGATTGGTGCAGTCACTGCTCAAGCTTGGACATTATCAACAACTCTAGCTTTAATATGTGCTTTTTGTGGTTTTCAGGCTGAACATCCTCTAGTTATGCAAATTAAGCAACGTCGCACCTTAAAGCCACGTTTTCTATTTTGGGGTGGGTTGTATGCTGTAATTTCTGGCGGAATTGCGACTTGGCTTTACCTTAGCTATCCAGTTGTAGTATGGATTTATGCAGGTGCATTAACCGCCTTAATTATTGATGCTTTCTCGGCGCTGCAAAGAGAGCAAAAATCTGTTTTGAATGAATTAATTACCTTTGCTGCGGTTTGCCTTTCTACTCCCTTCGCTTACGCTGCAACAACAGGCATGATTTCCTCTACTGTTGTGGGATTGTGGATACTAAATACGCTTTTCTTTTCTAGTGCCATTTTCACAGTCAAACTGCGGAAAACTAAAACCAGTTCTGTAATTCCAGGGACAATTTATCATGCTGTTGCCACATTAATTCTTGTATTTCTTTATTGGCTGGGTTGGTTATCTCCAGCAGCAGTTTTAGCTTTTGGATTGGCATTAATTAAATTTGGCATAATTGCTGTTAATCAAGAATGGTATCGCACTGCAAAAATTCAATTTGCGGCCATACTGGAAACTATCACAGCATTTGCTTTTCTAACAATTATTTCTCTCTCTGTTTTACCAGAAAGATTAATAAGTCTTTAA